A genomic stretch from Pseudochaenichthys georgianus unplaced genomic scaffold, fPseGeo1.2 scaffold_1605_arrow_ctg1, whole genome shotgun sequence includes:
- the LOC139433262 gene encoding uncharacterized protein — MKRWLEIKGTLTCTQSRYFLYTEGKNPFRKLAYSLRLAWADVGLRSPINFTDLRTVHADNAKRFQDKGNRQRVSDFMCHNTATADTFYANNPSLKEAADIRLLFTQSLQAAAAASTAAAAAGNEDTFAGIDIDSDNSGEEHSPAPYQDSLPRHVPKRDQSLAEHNPSDMGEERVPYSAPTSPTVASDQLVNMQCVVVISPLVNTLYPV, encoded by the coding sequence atgaagaggtggctggaaattaagggtacgctgacctgcacccagagccgttactttctgtacacagaggggaagaacccgttcaggaagcttgcctactccctgaggttggcatgggctgatgtggggctccgcagtcccattaacttcaccgacctccgcacagtccacgccgataatgcgaagaggtttcaagacaaaggcaaccgccaaagagtgagtgatttcatgtgtcacaacactgcaactgcggacacattttacgcgaataatccttctttgaaggaggctgcggacattcggttgctcttcacacagtcacttcaagcagcggcggcggcatcgacagcagcagcagcagcgggaaatgaagacacttttgcgggtattgacatcgacagtgacaactctggagaggagcacagcccggctccctaccaagactccctaccaagacatgtcccgaagagggaccagtcactggccgaacacaacccctcagacatgggtgaagagagggtgccatactctgccccaacttcacccactgttgccagtgatcaacttgtaaatatgcagtgtgttgttgtaatcagtccccttgtaaatacgttatatcctgtttga